A stretch of the Planococcus lenghuensis genome encodes the following:
- a CDS encoding group-specific protein, with product MKKFYVASSFSNTNSVNYVVQQLVTKGYLHTYDWTKNAKTREEKSITLADLKEIGQKEKSAVMDSDFIVVLLPGGKGTHIELGIAIGLAKKAYIHSPDGAIDNPETTSTFYHLPDVEKCYGTLDDLLKKITD from the coding sequence ATGAAAAAATTCTATGTGGCATCCAGTTTCAGCAATACGAACAGTGTTAACTATGTCGTCCAGCAATTAGTGACTAAAGGATATCTCCATACATATGATTGGACGAAGAACGCCAAAACTAGGGAAGAAAAATCAATTACATTGGCAGACTTGAAAGAAATCGGCCAAAAAGAGAAGAGCGCTGTCATGGATTCCGATTTTATTGTCGTCCTGTTACCGGGAGGGAAAGGTACCCATATCGAGCTAGGCATTGCGATTGGACTGGCCAAGAAAGCGTATATCCACTCTCCTGATGGAGCCATAGATAACCCTGAAACGACGAGCACTTTTTATCATTTGCCTGACGTGGAAAAGTGCTACGGGACGCTGGATGACTTATTGAAGAAGATCACTGATTGA
- a CDS encoding NUDIX domain-containing protein translates to MSIRNSAKAIIIKDSKVLLTKNVDEEGCFYLFPGGGQDHGEVLSDTVKRECIEEIGENVEVKDLLHIREYIGKNHEHAHFDSHVHQIEYYFVCHMRIDQNVSSVPSNPDSHQVGIEWVPVPNLMDYRIYPKGIRKYIQEYEDKKRNTVYLGDIN, encoded by the coding sequence ATGTCGATTCGAAATTCTGCTAAAGCAATTATTATTAAGGACTCCAAAGTTCTATTAACAAAAAATGTTGATGAAGAAGGGTGCTTTTATCTTTTTCCTGGCGGGGGACAAGACCATGGAGAAGTTTTGTCCGATACCGTAAAAAGAGAGTGTATTGAAGAAATTGGTGAAAACGTGGAAGTAAAAGATCTTCTCCACATTCGAGAATATATAGGCAAAAATCATGAACATGCCCACTTTGACAGCCATGTTCATCAAATTGAATATTATTTCGTGTGTCATATGAGAATTGACCAAAACGTTTCTTCTGTCCCTTCTAATCCTGACTCCCATCAAGTCGGAATTGAATGGGTACCGGTACCGAATTTGATGGACTATCGCATCTATCCAAAAGGAATTCGCAAATACATCCAAGAATATGAGGACAAAAAAAGGAATACTGTTTATTTAGGCGATATAAATTAA
- a CDS encoding S66 peptidase family protein has product MQHSSACYQSSWEKVYKNPATGFYFDSKTEWKSLHGRTETEFSGRLLGGCISTLRTLIGTPFDQVNKFASDYAAEEGIVWYLESVNLDAINIYRSLWQMKQAGWFKHTKGVLIGRPSRYKANEDFFLTDALTDIFGPEEIPVIYDVDIGHAPPQNIVVNGAHAKVAYSNAKGSIQMTYD; this is encoded by the coding sequence GTGCAGCATTCTTCTGCGTGTTATCAATCCAGCTGGGAAAAAGTCTACAAAAACCCGGCAACCGGTTTTTACTTTGACTCCAAGACGGAATGGAAGAGTCTACACGGCCGCACAGAGACGGAATTCTCCGGCAGGCTGCTGGGTGGGTGCATCAGCACACTTCGCACGCTGATTGGCACACCATTTGATCAAGTGAACAAATTTGCATCCGATTATGCTGCTGAGGAGGGCATTGTCTGGTATCTGGAAAGTGTAAACCTGGATGCCATCAATATTTACCGGAGTCTTTGGCAAATGAAGCAAGCAGGCTGGTTTAAGCATACAAAGGGAGTGCTGATTGGAAGACCGTCCAGATATAAAGCGAACGAGGACTTCTTTTTAACAGATGCACTGACGGATATCTTTGGCCCTGAAGAAATTCCGGTAATCTATGATGTGGATATCGGACATGCCCCTCCGCAAAATATTGTCGTAAATGGAGCGCATGCAAAAGTTGCTTACAGCAATGCAAAAGGATCTATTCAAATGACTTATGATTGA